The following proteins come from a genomic window of Panicum hallii strain FIL2 chromosome 8, PHallii_v3.1, whole genome shotgun sequence:
- the LOC112903260 gene encoding probable protein phosphatase 2C 74 isoform X1, with the protein MSSPVGLIATAPLPLRRKTKLVAALAPPQPSSVVARPAEVCDAVVSGVGAVDQPQQAESKRKKTTAWSARGRPSRLVIPVADDAGELAAGWGAAAAPVKEADVEVEGEGFWLASRAGPRHAMEDAYSVVTHKNGGDSQLAFYGVFDGHGGRAAVDFVSQRLGQNVVSAVLAAGAERRDEASLVVVEDDDAVSAAIRAAYLATDSELLAQHQQGASGGACAATALVTGGDLYVAHLGDCRAVLSRDGGAAAALTADHTCAAEGERARIERGGGFVSRSGSGVWRVQGSLAVSRSFGDAGLKRWVLAEPAVARVPLRAGCEFLIVASDGLWDKVGNQEAVDVVSRSRNAAATSSVARSCAELVDMAQRRGSRDDVTVMVVDLERFVR; encoded by the exons ATGTCGTCTCCCGTCGGCCTTATTGCCaccgcgccgctgccgctgcgtAGGAAGACGAAGCTCGTGGCCGCgctcgcgccgccgcagccgtcgtCCGTGGTTGCCCGTCCGGCGGAGGTGTGCGACGCCGTCGTCAGTGGAGTCGGGGCGGTAGATCAGCCGCAGCAAGCTGAGAgcaagaggaagaagacgaccgcGTGGTCGGCGAGGGGGCGGCCATCGAGGCTCGTCATACCGGTGGCGGATGACGCCGGCGAGCTGGCCGCCGGCTggggcgcggccgccgcgccggtgAAGGAGGCCGACGTGGAGGTGGAGGGCGAGGGGTTCTGGCTGGCGAGTAGGGCTGGGCCGAGGCATGCGATGGAGGATGCCTACTCGGTGGTCACCCACAAAAATGGTGGTGATTCCCAGCTG GCATTCTACGGTGTCTTCGACGGGcacggcggccgcgcggccgtGGACTTCGTCTCCCAGCGCCTCGGCCAGAACGTCGTCTCCGCGGTGCTCGCCGCAGGGGCGGAGAGGCGCGACGAAGCATcgttggtggtggtggaggacgACGACGCTGTCTCGGCGGCGATCAGAGCCGCCTACTTGGCCACCGACAGCGAGCTCCTCGCGCAACATCAG CAgggtgcgagcggcggcgcgtgcgcggcgaCGGCGCTGGTGACGGGCGGCGACCTCTACGTGGCGCACCTGGGCGACTGCCGCGCGGTGCTGAgccgcgacggcggcgcggcggctgcgCTGACGGCCGACCACACGTGCGCGGCGGAGGGCGAGAGGGCGCGCatcgagcgcggcggcggcttcgtgaGCCGCAGCGGCAGCGGCGTGTGGCGGGTGCAGGGCAGCCTGGCCGTGTCGCGGTCGTTCGGCGACGCGGGCCTGAAGCGGTGGGTGCTCGCCGAGCCGGCGGTGGCCAGGGTGCCCCTGCGCGCCGGCTGCGAGTTTCTCATCGTCGCGTCCGACGGGCTCTGGGACAAGGTGGGCAACCAGGAGGCCGTCGACGTCGTCTCGAGGAGCCGGAACGCGGCGGCGACGTCGTCCGTGGCACGTTCTTGCGCGGAGCTCGTGGACATGGCGCAGCGCAGGGGGAGCAGGGACGACGTCACCGTCATGGTCGTCGACCTCGAGAGGTTCGTGAGATAA
- the LOC112903260 gene encoding probable protein phosphatase 2C 74 isoform X2, protein MSSPVGLIATAPLPLRRKTKLVAALAPPQPSSVVARPAEVCDAVVSGVGAVDQPQQAESKRKKTTAWSARGRPSRLVIPVADDAGELAAGWGAAAAPVKEADVEVEGEGFWLASRAGPRHAMEDAYSVVTHKNGGDSQLAFYGVFDGHGGRAAVDFVSQRLGQNVVSAVLAAGAERRDEASLVVVEDDDAVSAAIRAAYLATDSELLAQHQGASGGACAATALVTGGDLYVAHLGDCRAVLSRDGGAAAALTADHTCAAEGERARIERGGGFVSRSGSGVWRVQGSLAVSRSFGDAGLKRWVLAEPAVARVPLRAGCEFLIVASDGLWDKVGNQEAVDVVSRSRNAAATSSVARSCAELVDMAQRRGSRDDVTVMVVDLERFVR, encoded by the exons ATGTCGTCTCCCGTCGGCCTTATTGCCaccgcgccgctgccgctgcgtAGGAAGACGAAGCTCGTGGCCGCgctcgcgccgccgcagccgtcgtCCGTGGTTGCCCGTCCGGCGGAGGTGTGCGACGCCGTCGTCAGTGGAGTCGGGGCGGTAGATCAGCCGCAGCAAGCTGAGAgcaagaggaagaagacgaccgcGTGGTCGGCGAGGGGGCGGCCATCGAGGCTCGTCATACCGGTGGCGGATGACGCCGGCGAGCTGGCCGCCGGCTggggcgcggccgccgcgccggtgAAGGAGGCCGACGTGGAGGTGGAGGGCGAGGGGTTCTGGCTGGCGAGTAGGGCTGGGCCGAGGCATGCGATGGAGGATGCCTACTCGGTGGTCACCCACAAAAATGGTGGTGATTCCCAGCTG GCATTCTACGGTGTCTTCGACGGGcacggcggccgcgcggccgtGGACTTCGTCTCCCAGCGCCTCGGCCAGAACGTCGTCTCCGCGGTGCTCGCCGCAGGGGCGGAGAGGCGCGACGAAGCATcgttggtggtggtggaggacgACGACGCTGTCTCGGCGGCGATCAGAGCCGCCTACTTGGCCACCGACAGCGAGCTCCTCGCGCAACATCAG ggtgcgagcggcggcgcgtgcgcggcgaCGGCGCTGGTGACGGGCGGCGACCTCTACGTGGCGCACCTGGGCGACTGCCGCGCGGTGCTGAgccgcgacggcggcgcggcggctgcgCTGACGGCCGACCACACGTGCGCGGCGGAGGGCGAGAGGGCGCGCatcgagcgcggcggcggcttcgtgaGCCGCAGCGGCAGCGGCGTGTGGCGGGTGCAGGGCAGCCTGGCCGTGTCGCGGTCGTTCGGCGACGCGGGCCTGAAGCGGTGGGTGCTCGCCGAGCCGGCGGTGGCCAGGGTGCCCCTGCGCGCCGGCTGCGAGTTTCTCATCGTCGCGTCCGACGGGCTCTGGGACAAGGTGGGCAACCAGGAGGCCGTCGACGTCGTCTCGAGGAGCCGGAACGCGGCGGCGACGTCGTCCGTGGCACGTTCTTGCGCGGAGCTCGTGGACATGGCGCAGCGCAGGGGGAGCAGGGACGACGTCACCGTCATGGTCGTCGACCTCGAGAGGTTCGTGAGATAA